A region from the Cannabis sativa cultivar Pink pepper isolate KNU-18-1 chromosome 9, ASM2916894v1, whole genome shotgun sequence genome encodes:
- the LOC115723967 gene encoding shikimate O-hydroxycinnamoyltransferase-like, with the protein MKNKVAEERELKEEERAEKETEKDWRKERIISLNLKNILKAKSQQNGTNNYSTFEILSTHIWRCASKARSLPSNQVTKLFTLINGRTKLDPPLQPHLFANVLYATSTVVTIGDLINNPINYGASKIRQTLVKMDNSYLRSAIDYLELRPNLINGPGRGADVYESPNFGIVCWIGLPMYDSDFGWGRPFYVTPVGLRLEGKAYILGKFSWATLFW; encoded by the exons ATGAAGAACAAAGTTGCAGAAGAAAGGGagttgaaggaagaagaaagagcaGAGAAAGAAACAGAGAAAGATTGGAGAAAGGAAAGAATCATCTCCTTGAATCTAAAGAAT ATTCTCAAAGCCAAATCTCAACAAAATGGTACCAATAACTATAGCACATTTGAGATTCTATCAACTCATATTTGGAGATGTGCATCTAAAGCAAGGTCACTTCCAAGTAACCAAGTTACTAAATTGTTCACTCTAATTAATGGTAGGACTAAATTGGACCCACCACTCCAACCTCATTTATTTGCTAATGTTTTATATGCAACTTCAACTGTTGTTACCATTGGTGATCTTATAAATAACCCAATAAATTATGGTGCTAGTAAGATTCGTCAAACTTTGGTTAAAATGGATAATAGTTACTTGAGATCGGCTATTGATTACTTGGAGCTTAGGCCCAATCTCATTAATGGGCCTGGTCGTGGGGCTGATGTTTACGAAAGCCCAAATTTTGGGATAGTTTGTTGGATTGGGCTGCCAATGTATGATTCTGATTTTGGATGGGGTCGGCCCTTTTATGTGACCCCTGTTGGGCTTCGTTTAGAGGGTAAAGCTTACATTTTAGGGAAATTTTCATGGGCCAccttattttg GTAA
- the LOC115723456 gene encoding probable O-methyltransferase 3 produces MEKSRNSSSHVDLVVNEDNNTKLLRAQAHIWNHICKFINSMSLKCAIELGIPDIVNNHGKPMTISQLTLALPINKNKSHCLYRLMRLLTHSGFFALEKTEIKGEEEEEEGYVITEASKLLLKDNPMSVTPLLVFLDPTLTKPYDVLSTWFRNDDSTPFVTTNGMEIWDYYSHEPKLAQSFNEAMASDARLVTSVLIEKCKGVFEGVDSLVDVGGGTGTVAKSIATTFPQIQCSVLDLPHVVAGLQGEKNLNFIAGDMFVEVPTAQVVLLKWILHDWSDENSVKILKKCKEAITKSGKKIGKVVVIDMIIENEKGEIDDESYETQLFMDMTMTLVSGRERNEKELSKLFKDAGFSHYKIIPILGLRSLIEIYP; encoded by the exons ATGGAGAAATCAAGGAATTCTAGTAGTCATGTAGATTTGGTTGTGAATGAAGACAACAACACAAAATTGCTAAGAGCTCAAGCCCACATATGGAACCATATCTGCAAGTTTATCAATTCCATGTCCCTAAAATGTGCAATTGAATTAGGCATACCAGATATTGTCAACAACCATGGAAAACCCATGACCATTTCTCAACTCACACTTGCACTCCCCATCAACAAAAACAAATCTCATTGTCTTTATCGCCTTATGCGACTTTTAACCCACTCTGGCTTTTTCGCTTTAGAAAAAACCGAAAtaaaaggagaagaagaagaagaagaaggttaTGTAATTACTGAAGCCTCCAAATTACTCCTTAAGGACAATCCCATGAGTGTCACACCCTTGCTAGTCTTTCTCGATCCTACCTTAACCAAGCCTTATGATGTTCTCAGCACTTGGTTTCGAAACGACGATTCCACCCCGTTTGTCACGACCAACGGAATGGAGATTTGGGATTATTATAGCCATGAACCAAAACTAGCACAAAGTTTCAACGAAGCAATGGCTAGTGATGCGCGATTGGTGACAAGTGTACTAATTGAGAAGTGTAAGGGAGTGTTTGAGGGAGTTGATTCGTTGGTTGATGTTGGAGGAGGCACTGGGACTGTGGCCAAGTCTATTGCAACAACATTTCCTCAAATTCAAtgtagtgttttggatttaccaCATGTTGTAGCTGGTTTACAAGGTGAGAAGAATCTCAACTTCATTGCAGGGGACATGTTTGTTGAAGTTCCTACTGCTCAAGTAGTTTTGTTGAAG TGGATATTACATGATTGGAGCGACGAAAATAgcgtgaaaatactaaaaaaatgcaAAGAAGCCATAACCAAAAGCGGGAAGAAAATTGGAAAAGTGGTTGTCATCGACATGATTATTGAAAATGAGAAAGGTGAAATCGATGATGAGTCATATGAAACTCAACTCTTCATGGATATGACAATGACTTTGGTTAGTGGACGAGAGAGAAATGAGAAAGAATTGTCTAAGCTCTTTAAAGATGCTGGGTTCTCTCATTATAAGATTATTCCTATTTTGGGTCTAAGATCTCTCATTGAGATTTAtccataa
- the LOC115723968 gene encoding shikimate O-hydroxycinnamoyltransferase-like yields MVMPSFFDTELLKHALAKVLVPFYPLVGRLRYDNGGRLEINCNLEGVLFMVAETESVMDDLVGCAPTVELLKLTPFIDRSAGVSSFPLLAAQITRFKCGAISVGFSNQHRLADGTAAMYFVNAWSEVARGLHLSQHPILDRALLRARNPPQPNFDHIEYQQSLQPLSKSTQQQEPNPILKVFKFTKDQIKILKAKSQQNGTNNYSTFEILSTHIWRCASKARSLPSNQVTKLFTLINGRTKLDPPLQPHLFANVLYATSTVVTIGDLVNNPINYGASKIRQTLVKMDNSYLRSAIDYLELRPNLIHGPGRGADVYESPNFGIVCWIGLPMYDSDFGWGRPFYVTPVGLRLEGKAYILPPGPINNGNLFVAIALKVEHMKVFEKLLYDVVWTM; encoded by the exons ATGGTGATGCCAAGTTTTTTTGACACTGAGCTTCTTAAACATGCCTTAGCTAAGGTGTTGGTGCCCTTTTATCCCTTGGTGGGTCGGCTAAGGTATGACAATGGTGGTCGCCTTGAAATCAATTGTAATTTGGAGGGTGTCCTTTTTATGGTGGCTGAGACAGAATCTGTTATGGATGATTTGGTTGGATGTGCGCCCACTGTTGAGCTTCTAAAGCTTACTCCCTTTATTGATCGTTCTGCTGGTGTTTCTTCATTTCCTCTTTTAGCTGCACAG attACTCGGTTCAAATGTGGTGCAATATCAGTTGGTTTCAGTAACCAACACCGTTTAGCCGATGGCACAGCAGCCATGTACTTCGTCAACGCATGGTCCGAAGTGGCTCGTGGTCTTCACCTATCACAACACCCAATCCTCGACCGAGCATTACTTCGTGCTAGAAACCCACCACAACCAAATTTCGATCACATAGAGTACCAACAATCACTACAACCACTCTCCAAATCTACTCAACAACAAGAGCCCAATCCAATATTAAAAGTTTTCAAATTCACTAAGGACCAAATCAAGATTCTCAAAGCCAAATCTCAACAAAATGGTACCAATAACTATAGCACATTTGAGATTCTATCAACTCATATTTGGAGATGTGCATCAAAAGCAAGGTCACTTCCAAGTAACCAAGTTACTAAATTGTTCACTCTAATTAATGGTAGGACTAAATTGGACCCACCACTCCAACCTCATTTATTTGCTAATGTTTTATATGCAACTTCAACTGTTGTTACCATTGGTGATCTTGTAAATAACCCAATAAATTATGGTGCTAGCAAGATTCGTCAAACTTTGGTTAAAATGGATAATAGTTACTTGAGATCGGCTATTGATTACTTGGAGCTTAGGCCCAATCTCATTCATGGGCCTGGTCGTGGGGCTGATGTTTACGAAAGCCCAAATTTTGGGATAGTTTGTTGGATTGGGCTGCCAATGTATGATTCTGATTTTGGATGGGGTCGGCCCTTTTATGTGACCCCTGTTGGGCTTCGTTTAGAGGGTAAAGCTTACATTTTACCTCCAGGCCCAATTAATAATGGTAACTTATTTGTTGCTATTGCTTTAAAAGTTGAACACATGAAAGTGTTTGAGAAGTTGTTATATGATG TTGTTTGGACCATGTGA